GCTCCTCCGCCGGTTCCTGGGCCGGTTCGAGCGGGTGGTCACCACGCCTCACATCCTCGCCGAAGTCAGCAACCTGGCTGGCGAGCTGAGCGGCGCCGTCAGGGACGGTGTCTTCGCGAAGTTCGCCGCCGGGATCACCCTGATGGAAGAGCGGCACGCACCGGCGGCCGAGCTCGCCGCGCAGCCGTCCTTCCCGCGCTTCGGCCTGACGGACACGGCAGTGGTCCACCATGCTCGCGGGCGCTATCTGGTCTTGAGCGACGATTTCCGGCTGTCGCAGT
This is a stretch of genomic DNA from Longimicrobium sp.. It encodes these proteins:
- a CDS encoding PIN domain-containing protein, translating into MIPDTLLARYRTAGVLVDTNLLLLYFVGALDPDRIPRFKRTNTFTPEDHALLRRFLGRFERVVTTPHILAEVSNLAGELSGAVRDGVFAKFAAGITLMEERHAPAAELAAQPSFPRFGLTDTAVVHHARGRYLVLSDDFRLSQYLQHQGVDVINFNHLRLYNLLQ